The proteins below are encoded in one region of Candidatus Moraniibacteriota bacterium:
- a CDS encoding fibronectin type III domain-containing protein, with protein MKHSYFKIFIFLSLFLGVAIDPVPALASKTSGSVTIPGTTINTGTVVGAAPQGVCFSFNLAGSLMHRASLYDNGTEITDGASITSGHILSLAPITNNADIQWFATGSTWNSPSGHWVSGAGFGGFDVLEPVMDCNDINDYDTLALGLSIAPPSPTYSFSGPCTPSGSTCTVNGSGTITATINFRATPYSYYYQTGWSGDSFTSGSLFASGQASAASVSFSVTASAPATCPAYSGTDNLTPTCVYNLNAPVTSSGSSYTSTSVASPAGYTGSRRWNCNNGTWTQGVYTCTPPTPVNCVGSWSDTATCSVTGACGQTGVKQQLYTIYTPAANGGTACPFVNGATRWGATSCSTATCPVPTYSCTGIVPTNATMFANDDVSLNADTPYSYWATDTGTRCQYSCNGGYNWNGSSCVAVLPAPATVSVSAGDCQSDTLTALWSPVTGATGYDIQIDGGTWIQRGYYATGYTFRKLIPESSHVVSVRARNIAGPGPEKVATPSPVIVGRRPGNQCETKICQGSVPVNATMFANDNVNLTADTPYSYWATDTGTRCQYSCNGGYNWNGSSCVLPPTPTYSCTGTIPANASMFVSDNVGLSANTPYAYSATNTAPRCQFSCNGGFTWSGGSCVAPTYSCTSFPSHAMAWNSLTPGANTPYTYSATDPGSVACKFQCASGYTWNGSTCGFVSPACTPSCDRGNSFCTGKTYDDSNGCGTNNCNGTRYCDFNWKETVPF; from the coding sequence ATGAAACATTCATATTTTAAAATCTTTATTTTCCTCTCCTTATTTCTTGGTGTTGCGATTGATCCAGTGCCCGCCTTAGCATCAAAGACGAGCGGAAGTGTGACTATACCAGGAACTACCATCAATACTGGCACGGTCGTCGGTGCTGCCCCACAAGGAGTATGTTTTTCTTTTAACCTTGCAGGAAGTTTGATGCATCGAGCATCTTTGTATGATAATGGAACAGAAATAACGGATGGTGCCAGTATTACTAGCGGGCATATCCTTAGCCTTGCTCCTATTACTAATAATGCTGATATACAGTGGTTTGCGACCGGATCTACTTGGAATAGTCCTTCTGGACACTGGGTGTCAGGAGCAGGTTTTGGTGGTTTTGATGTATTGGAGCCAGTTATGGATTGTAATGACATCAATGATTACGACACCCTCGCTCTCGGACTGTCCATCGCGCCTCCGTCACCGACGTATTCCTTTTCTGGGCCATGTACACCAAGTGGATCGACCTGTACGGTGAATGGTTCCGGTACAATAACCGCTACCATTAATTTTCGTGCAACGCCGTATAGTTATTATTATCAAACGGGTTGGTCTGGCGATTCCTTTACTTCAGGTTCTTTGTTTGCCTCCGGTCAAGCGAGTGCAGCGAGTGTCTCATTTTCTGTGACTGCTTCTGCGCCCGCCACTTGTCCCGCCTACTCAGGCACAGACAATCTCACTCCAACCTGTGTATACAACCTGAATGCTCCTGTAACCTCAAGTGGAAGTAGTTATACATCTACATCTGTAGCTTCTCCCGCTGGGTACACTGGTTCGCGTAGATGGAATTGTAATAATGGTACCTGGACTCAGGGGGTCTATACGTGTACACCTCCTACCCCTGTTAACTGTGTTGGTTCATGGAGTGATACCGCTACCTGTAGTGTCACGGGAGCGTGTGGTCAAACAGGAGTCAAACAACAGTTGTACACCATCTACACCCCAGCGGCGAATGGTGGTACCGCATGTCCTTTTGTAAACGGTGCAACGCGATGGGGTGCAACATCATGTAGTACAGCAACGTGTCCAGTGCCTACCTATTCCTGCACTGGCATTGTCCCAACAAACGCAACGATGTTTGCAAATGACGATGTAAGTCTTAACGCTGATACCCCATATTCATACTGGGCCACTGATACAGGCACAAGGTGTCAGTATTCCTGCAACGGTGGATACAATTGGAATGGAAGTAGTTGTGTGGCTGTCCTACCAGCCCCCGCAACTGTCTCTGTAAGTGCAGGTGATTGTCAATCAGATACTTTGACTGCGCTCTGGTCACCCGTGACAGGAGCAACTGGCTACGATATTCAAATTGATGGAGGGACGTGGATTCAAAGAGGTTATTATGCAACCGGATATACCTTCAGAAAACTTATACCAGAATCAAGTCATGTTGTCAGTGTACGCGCAAGGAATATAGCAGGACCAGGTCCAGAAAAAGTAGCAACACCATCACCAGTGATTGTAGGTCGAAGACCTGGAAACCAGTGTGAGACAAAAATTTGTCAAGGATCTGTCCCAGTAAATGCTACGATGTTTGCCAATGACAATGTAAACCTCACTGCCGATACCCCATACTCATACTGGGCTACCGACACCGGCACAAGATGTCAGTACAGTTGTAACGGTGGATACAATTGGAATGGAAGTAGTTGTGTCCTTCCTCCAACACCAACCTACTCCTGCACCGGCACCATCCCAGCTAATGCCAGTATGTTTGTAAGTGACAACGTAGGCCTTTCTGCCAATACTCCCTATGCCTATTCTGCTACCAATACCGCACCAAGATGTCAGTTCAGTTGTAATGGTGGCTTCACATGGAGTGGAGGTAGTTGTGTCGCTCCTACTTATTCCTGTACAAGTTTTCCTTCTCATGCTATGGCGTGGAATAGTCTCACACCAGGAGCAAACACACCCTATACGTACTCAGCAACCGATCCTGGATCAGTAGCCTGTAAATTCCAATGTGCTTCTGGTTACACTTGGAATGGTTCAACATGTGGGTTCGTGTCTCCGGCATGTACTCCAAGCTGTGATCGAGGAAACAGTTTCTGCACAGGAAAAACCTATGATGATAGTAACGGTTGCGGAACAAACAATTGCAATGGTACCCGCTACTGTGACTTTAATTGGAAAGAGACAGTACCATTCTAA
- a CDS encoding ATP-binding cassette domain-containing protein: MAKDNVVMRFDKVSFEYGHKKPILDEVSFSMRGGSKVTLMGQNGAGKSSLFKLITGEEKPQFGRVSIDPGATVAIGRQTIPRAELELTVQDFFDQFFKGKEWELEMGIREVLEIVNLPMPPLDKKIREFSGGQQARLLLASALIQDPDILLLDEPTNNLDTAGILHLTDFLINYEKTCIVISHDADFLNSFTHGVLYLDVFTHKIEQYAGDYYDVVEEIAKRIAKAQSENVRLERTIQEKKDQANVFANKGGKLRAVAKRMRTLAEDLEDNKMDVRQEDKTLPNFEISCAGVVGPIVEIRTVKLITDLGPAVKRVDLVLKKNMHLLVSGPNGIGKSTFLEALASGDKDRAHITDGIKVGYYRQDFSTLDFESTVMDTLLASMEEKSKEQAYKIATKFLIPAELMQNKIESLSEGQKGLLMFAILYAEKPDLLILDEPTNHINFRHLPVIAEALDNYKGAMIFVSHVPDFVAQIRIDEVLDLSSLL, from the coding sequence ATGGCCAAAGATAACGTTGTAATGCGATTTGATAAAGTGTCTTTCGAATATGGACACAAAAAACCTATCTTAGATGAGGTAAGTTTCAGTATGCGTGGTGGCTCAAAAGTAACCCTGATGGGTCAGAATGGAGCTGGAAAGAGCTCGCTCTTCAAACTCATCACTGGTGAAGAAAAGCCTCAGTTCGGTCGTGTCTCGATCGATCCTGGAGCAACCGTCGCTATCGGACGACAAACCATTCCTCGGGCAGAACTCGAACTCACTGTGCAAGATTTCTTCGATCAATTTTTCAAAGGGAAAGAATGGGAACTCGAAATGGGTATCAGAGAAGTACTTGAAATAGTCAATCTTCCTATGCCACCGCTTGATAAAAAAATTCGTGAGTTTTCCGGAGGTCAGCAAGCCCGTCTTCTCCTCGCATCAGCACTCATTCAAGACCCAGATATCTTGCTTCTCGATGAACCAACAAATAATCTCGATACGGCTGGTATTCTTCATCTCACTGATTTTTTGATCAATTATGAGAAGACCTGTATCGTGATTTCTCACGATGCCGACTTCTTGAACTCGTTTACGCACGGAGTGCTCTATCTCGATGTTTTCACCCACAAAATCGAGCAGTACGCAGGAGACTATTATGATGTGGTAGAAGAAATTGCCAAGCGTATTGCCAAGGCGCAGAGCGAGAATGTCCGGCTCGAACGTACTATTCAAGAAAAGAAAGACCAAGCCAACGTGTTCGCCAACAAAGGAGGAAAACTCCGTGCGGTCGCCAAGCGTATGCGCACACTCGCTGAAGATCTCGAGGACAACAAGATGGACGTGAGACAGGAAGACAAGACTCTTCCGAATTTCGAAATATCGTGCGCGGGCGTTGTCGGACCAATTGTCGAAATACGAACCGTGAAACTTATCACTGATCTCGGACCAGCAGTGAAACGTGTCGATCTTGTTTTGAAAAAAAATATGCATCTCCTCGTGTCCGGACCCAATGGCATTGGCAAGAGTACATTTCTCGAAGCACTCGCTTCTGGAGACAAAGATCGTGCACATATCACTGACGGTATCAAAGTAGGCTATTATCGTCAGGATTTTTCGACGCTTGATTTTGAAAGCACAGTAATGGACACTCTTCTCGCGTCAATGGAAGAAAAGAGTAAAGAACAGGCGTATAAAATAGCGACAAAATTTCTCATTCCAGCAGAATTGATGCAAAATAAAATAGAGAGTCTGTCAGAAGGACAGAAAGGATTACTTATGTTTGCCATTCTTTATGCTGAGAAGCCAGATTTACTCATCCTCGATGAGCCGACAAACCATATCAACTTCCGTCATTTACCAGTGATTGCCGAGGCCCTCGATAATTACAAGGGCGCAATGATTTTTGTTTCTCACGTCCCAGACTTTGTTGCTCAAATCCGTATTGATGAAGTGTTGGATCTCTCATCTCTTCTCTAA
- a CDS encoding glycosyltransferase family 1 protein has product MKNNTTVALQVSDLDHQRIDGTRVYLKELLKRFGKFDTETKFHLYHRNIFNPLLTPPNFLNYFVKMLVFPFAWMQTRFAWEIFRMRPKKLFLPIQAAPIFLPKETEVTVTIHDLAFRRYPETFPKTHLFKLNFLLGVALRRADKIIAVSESTKKDVVEFFPHISEDRIRVIHHGFDGEFFGTKLSSEELRLLLTSYSLLPGQYVLYVGALQPRKNLVRLIQAFDEAKKTAPDMKLVLAGEPAWLSQSILEVREKSPYKKDILLTGAVSFSDLRSLYQGARFFVFPSLYEGFGLPILEAFASGVPVMTANNSSLLEVGGDAVLFCDALDVSDMTEKLLCLWSDEQLRRTLIQKGKEQLQKFSWDKCARETLEYIQS; this is encoded by the coding sequence ATGAAAAATAATACGACGGTAGCTCTACAAGTGAGTGATCTCGATCACCAGCGTATCGATGGAACACGGGTATATTTGAAAGAGCTCCTGAAACGCTTTGGAAAATTTGATACAGAAACAAAGTTTCATTTGTATCATCGAAATATCTTCAATCCGCTCTTGACTCCACCAAATTTTCTGAACTATTTCGTGAAGATGCTTGTTTTTCCTTTTGCTTGGATGCAAACGAGATTTGCGTGGGAGATATTTCGCATGAGACCGAAGAAACTTTTTCTGCCGATTCAGGCTGCACCGATTTTTCTCCCAAAAGAAACGGAAGTGACCGTGACTATTCATGATCTCGCTTTCAGACGATATCCAGAGACATTTCCCAAGACACATCTTTTCAAGCTCAACTTCCTCCTTGGTGTGGCACTTCGGAGAGCTGACAAGATCATCGCGGTATCAGAATCGACGAAGAAAGATGTGGTGGAATTCTTCCCGCATATTTCAGAAGACCGTATTCGTGTCATCCATCATGGATTTGATGGTGAGTTTTTTGGTACAAAACTTTCTTCCGAAGAGCTTCGCTTACTGCTTACTTCTTATTCCTTACTTCCTGGGCAGTATGTCCTTTATGTCGGAGCACTTCAGCCGAGAAAGAATCTCGTCCGCCTCATCCAGGCATTTGACGAGGCAAAGAAAACAGCACCCGATATGAAGCTGGTCTTGGCAGGGGAACCAGCATGGCTCTCTCAATCGATATTGGAAGTACGAGAGAAGAGTCCTTATAAAAAGGATATTCTTCTGACGGGAGCGGTGAGTTTCTCTGATCTCCGTAGCCTTTATCAAGGAGCTCGATTTTTTGTTTTTCCATCACTCTATGAAGGATTTGGTCTACCAATTCTCGAAGCGTTTGCATCTGGTGTCCCGGTGATGACGGCCAATAATTCGAGTCTTCTCGAAGTAGGTGGAGATGCCGTACTCTTCTGTGACGCACTCGACGTTTCTGATATGACTGAGAAACTACTCTGTCTCTGGAGTGATGAGCAATTACGACGAACACTTATACAGAAAGGAAAAGAACAGTTACAAAAATTTTCGTGGGACAAATGTGCGCGAGAAACTTTGGAATATATACAGTCTTGA
- a CDS encoding glycosyltransferase family 4 protein — translation MKILVIAPTPFFSDRGTHIRILEEALALEKRGHTVMIATYHIGQDIPKSLESHIDIRRIRRLLFWYKKLEAGPDWQKLLLDLMLLRKTFYLARTWRPDIIHGHLHEGVLIGALVKKFLFWRKLKLVADFHGSLTNEMVSHSYLKAMGLQKIFRMIEHSIDGLGDRTVASSWDNVKRINEIPRMHQAELLLDGVRLSMFDRLPESASLREIFHIPQNKVIVTYTGALIPNKGIKLLLEAIPLVCKTQSQVHFVIAGFPVDQIASYMQEQSFQEHVTVISPLPYFDLAKILHLSDIGVDPKESSTNQASGKMLQYMGAGLPIVCFDTENNRQYLADGGVYAREVTKESLAEALGTLLSSESLRKEKGASNRARAERFGWEVSAEKLEKMYQEIV, via the coding sequence ATGAAAATCCTTGTTATTGCTCCAACGCCATTTTTCTCTGATCGTGGTACTCACATTCGTATTCTCGAAGAAGCGCTTGCTCTCGAAAAACGAGGGCATACAGTGATGATTGCTACCTATCATATCGGACAGGATATTCCGAAGAGTCTCGAAAGTCATATCGATATCAGGCGTATCAGACGACTTCTTTTTTGGTACAAAAAATTGGAAGCAGGACCAGATTGGCAGAAACTGCTCCTTGATTTGATGTTGCTTCGCAAGACATTTTATTTGGCTCGCACATGGAGACCAGATATCATTCATGGCCATCTGCATGAAGGAGTATTGATTGGTGCTCTCGTGAAAAAATTTCTTTTTTGGAGAAAATTGAAATTGGTAGCAGATTTTCACGGAAGTCTGACGAACGAAATGGTTTCACACAGTTATTTGAAAGCGATGGGATTGCAGAAAATTTTCCGAATGATCGAACACTCTATTGATGGGTTGGGGGATCGGACGGTAGCCAGCTCGTGGGACAATGTCAAGCGTATCAACGAAATACCTCGAATGCATCAAGCAGAATTGCTTCTCGATGGCGTGAGACTCTCGATGTTTGATCGGTTACCAGAAAGTGCTTCTTTGAGAGAGATATTTCATATACCACAGAACAAAGTGATAGTGACGTATACGGGAGCACTTATCCCGAACAAGGGCATCAAGCTTCTTCTTGAGGCTATTCCACTCGTATGTAAAACACAGTCCCAGGTTCATTTCGTTATCGCTGGCTTTCCTGTTGATCAGATAGCTTCTTATATGCAGGAGCAGAGTTTCCAGGAACATGTGACGGTCATCAGTCCATTACCGTATTTTGATTTGGCAAAAATTCTTCATTTAAGTGATATCGGTGTCGATCCCAAAGAATCGAGTACCAACCAAGCAAGTGGAAAAATGTTGCAGTATATGGGAGCGGGCTTACCGATTGTCTGTTTTGACACAGAAAATAATCGTCAGTATTTGGCAGATGGTGGTGTCTATGCGCGCGAGGTGACAAAAGAAAGTCTTGCAGAAGCTCTCGGTACACTTCTTTCCTCTGAATCATTACGAAAAGAGAAAGGCGCATCGAATCGTGCACGAGCAGAACGATTCGGTTGGGAAGTGTCTGCCGAGAAACTCGAAAAAATGTATCAAGAAATTGTCTAA
- a CDS encoding glycosyltransferase has protein sequence MKLLLIKIGKAWQTLKRDGLIRGGRRITTSFLALFGRVRPGDILFITGGVGDSARYRTQHIAEELSFQGFRSSVTVQDNPFLVSYADQFSVFVFHRVLYTPSVARLIEKIKVQKKEIIFETDDLVYDKEFLKHMDYFQKMNSFEKKLYENGVGGEILADPYVRVCTTSTEYLAKKLREKGKQVFVVKNKLSQKDISDVEKIIHEKKREDDLVRIAYFSGTPSHNKDFAVITPVLVRILTAYPQVRLVLAGPLDTDNILHPFSSQIERISFAPRNEHLRNIARIDINLAPLQMGNPFCESKSELKWFEAGIVAVPTVASATEPFREAITDGGDGYVAATEAEWQEKLERLIENKEERETIGTRARQTVLKRYTVRKDLESEYYHYLRSKITKKI, from the coding sequence ATGAAACTTCTTTTGATCAAAATAGGGAAAGCGTGGCAGACACTCAAGCGCGATGGACTCATACGTGGCGGACGACGTATCACGACATCCTTTCTGGCACTTTTTGGTCGCGTTCGTCCAGGAGATATTCTGTTCATCACCGGTGGAGTGGGGGATAGCGCGAGGTACCGGACGCAACATATTGCGGAGGAACTTTCTTTTCAAGGATTTCGTTCTTCGGTGACGGTACAGGATAATCCGTTTCTTGTTTCGTATGCAGATCAATTTTCTGTCTTTGTTTTTCACCGAGTACTCTACACGCCGAGCGTGGCTCGATTGATAGAAAAGATAAAAGTACAAAAAAAAGAAATCATTTTTGAAACAGATGACCTCGTCTACGACAAGGAGTTTTTGAAACATATGGATTATTTTCAGAAGATGAATAGTTTTGAAAAGAAACTCTATGAAAATGGTGTCGGAGGAGAGATTCTCGCCGATCCGTATGTGCGAGTGTGTACGACATCGACAGAATATCTCGCCAAGAAACTTCGTGAAAAAGGGAAACAAGTTTTTGTTGTGAAAAACAAACTCTCACAGAAAGATATTTCTGATGTAGAGAAAATAATACATGAGAAAAAACGAGAAGATGACCTTGTCCGTATCGCATATTTCTCTGGTACGCCGAGCCATAACAAAGATTTTGCGGTTATTACTCCGGTACTAGTCCGTATTCTGACTGCTTATCCACAGGTGAGGCTCGTGCTCGCTGGTCCGCTCGATACGGACAATATTCTTCATCCATTTTCTTCTCAGATAGAGCGGATTTCTTTTGCGCCACGGAATGAGCATTTGAGAAACATCGCTCGTATCGATATCAATCTTGCTCCTCTCCAAATGGGCAATCCTTTTTGTGAATCAAAATCAGAATTGAAATGGTTTGAGGCAGGTATTGTCGCTGTACCGACAGTAGCATCTGCGACAGAGCCCTTCCGAGAAGCGATCACTGATGGGGGAGATGGATATGTCGCGGCCACTGAAGCGGAATGGCAGGAGAAACTGGAACGATTGATCGAAAACAAAGAAGAACGTGAAACAATCGGAACACGGGCTCGACAAACAGTTTTGAAACGTTATACTGTACGGAAGGATTTGGAATCAGAATATTATCACTATTTAAGAAGTAAAATAACGAAAAAAATATGA
- a CDS encoding DUF4105 domain-containing protein has translation MRKTYKTWAQYRGRASSLLKRFFGFRRPRNDRNWSLDLKILPEIILSDDHTITIKNIRNFSYQSVQKYTPKYYDRTFPLTEIRDVWFLVEPFSWLAAHTMLSFGLYDGTYISVSVEIRKKIGQRFSQFATLFFLRRHELVYVIGDEQDLIKLRTNYREDKTYLYPMTLSSGEAQQLFVDTLKRAQYIQENPEFYNPFTNTCLTNLIDHINAVRMTHIPLSYKMWVAKYADVLMYEEGLIDQSLPFVDIQKKYFINERAHRHAVDPDFSKKIRTI, from the coding sequence ATGAGAAAGACATACAAAACTTGGGCGCAGTACAGAGGAAGGGCGAGTTCTCTTCTGAAGCGGTTTTTTGGTTTTCGTCGACCACGGAATGATCGGAACTGGTCTCTTGACTTGAAAATATTACCTGAGATTATCTTAAGCGATGATCATACGATAACGATAAAAAATATTCGGAATTTTTCTTATCAAAGCGTACAGAAATATACTCCGAAGTATTATGATCGGACATTCCCTCTTACAGAAATACGAGATGTCTGGTTTCTGGTTGAACCGTTTTCATGGTTGGCCGCGCATACGATGCTCAGTTTTGGTTTGTACGATGGTACCTATATATCAGTCTCTGTAGAAATACGGAAAAAAATTGGACAACGTTTTTCGCAATTTGCCACACTCTTCTTCTTGCGAAGGCACGAACTTGTTTATGTCATAGGAGACGAACAAGATCTCATCAAACTCCGTACGAATTATCGAGAAGACAAAACCTATCTTTACCCGATGACATTGTCGTCAGGGGAGGCTCAGCAACTTTTTGTTGATACCTTGAAACGAGCACAATATATTCAAGAAAATCCTGAGTTCTATAATCCATTTACGAATACGTGTCTGACCAATCTCATCGATCATATCAATGCTGTGCGCATGACACACATACCTCTTAGTTACAAAATGTGGGTTGCAAAGTATGCCGATGTGCTCATGTATGAGGAAGGTCTCATTGATCAATCTCTTCCTTTTGTTGATATACAAAAAAAATATTTCATCAATGAACGTGCTCACAGACACGCTGTTGATCCTGATTTTTCGAAGAAGATTCGTACAATCTAA
- the pyrH gene encoding UMP kinase, with protein sequence MSRAYDKKERIIISLGGSLLVPEGIDTEFISNFKKFIVSHIKKGYRFILVTGGGRTARQYIDVAGQITKITDEDRDWLGIHATRMNAHLVRTIFREYAHPRINTNPHDLEDFYRAPEPILVAAGWRPGFSTDFDAVVLGKYLDVNRIINLSNIERVYSKDPRVHADAVPFEEITWKDFRKIVGSKWNPGMNVPFDPIASEMAEKEHMEVAVMNGGDMKNVENYIAGKKFIGTRIKD encoded by the coding sequence ATGTCTCGAGCATACGATAAGAAAGAACGTATCATTATTTCACTCGGAGGATCACTTCTTGTGCCAGAGGGGATCGATACAGAATTCATCAGCAATTTCAAAAAATTTATCGTTTCTCATATCAAAAAAGGATATCGTTTTATTTTGGTAACAGGCGGAGGAAGAACGGCGAGACAGTATATTGATGTCGCAGGGCAAATCACCAAAATTACCGATGAAGATCGTGATTGGCTCGGGATCCATGCTACCCGTATGAACGCACACCTCGTCCGTACTATTTTTCGTGAATATGCGCATCCGCGTATCAATACCAATCCGCATGATCTCGAAGATTTCTATCGAGCACCAGAGCCGATCCTTGTCGCTGCAGGATGGCGACCAGGATTCTCTACTGATTTTGATGCAGTCGTTCTCGGAAAATATCTCGATGTGAATCGTATTATCAATCTCTCAAATATCGAACGTGTTTACAGTAAGGATCCTCGGGTACATGCAGACGCTGTACCATTTGAAGAAATAACTTGGAAAGATTTCCGAAAGATTGTTGGAAGTAAATGGAATCCTGGAATGAATGTTCCTTTTGATCCGATCGCTTCTGAAATGGCAGAAAAAGAACATATGGAGGTTGCTGTGATGAATGGTGGTGATATGAAAAATGTCGAGAATTATATCGCAGGGAAAAAATTTATCGGTACACGTATCAAAGATTAG
- the ispH gene encoding 4-hydroxy-3-methylbut-2-enyl diphosphate reductase — protein MVTLKKILLANPRGFCAGVSRAVKAVEDTLEIFGAPVYVKHEIVHNKHVVADLSAKGIITIESLSQVPEGAVVVFSAHGSIRDHYTEAQNRHIRLIDATCPLVTKVHLEVGRFLKEQYQIIYIGHHGHIEGLGVLSEAEKGSIPLVETIEDVENLDIGNPEKLVYLTQTTLSIDDTAVVIKALQKKYPQIVAPPLSDICFATTNRQEAVKALAKVSDLVLILGSKNSSNSTRLMETARKEGTEAYLIDDVSELNTEWLREKETIGISAGASAPEKLVEGVVEYFRKQGVTVEDFVVGAENMHFAEPLELMQARKKYEK, from the coding sequence ATGGTTACTCTCAAAAAAATTCTCCTTGCCAATCCACGAGGATTCTGTGCGGGCGTATCGCGTGCCGTGAAAGCAGTGGAAGACACTCTGGAGATTTTTGGTGCGCCAGTCTATGTAAAGCATGAGATTGTCCACAACAAGCATGTGGTGGCAGATCTCTCTGCCAAAGGAATAATTACCATAGAAAGCCTCTCTCAGGTGCCAGAAGGGGCCGTGGTGGTGTTTTCAGCCCATGGATCGATCAGAGACCACTATACAGAAGCTCAAAATCGTCATATTCGGCTTATCGATGCCACTTGTCCGCTCGTCACCAAGGTACATCTCGAAGTGGGACGTTTCCTCAAGGAGCAATATCAAATAATATATATCGGACATCATGGGCATATAGAAGGTCTCGGTGTGTTGAGCGAAGCAGAGAAAGGATCTATTCCGCTTGTGGAGACTATAGAAGATGTAGAAAACCTCGATATAGGGAATCCAGAAAAACTTGTCTATCTCACTCAGACAACACTCTCCATCGATGACACAGCTGTCGTGATAAAAGCGCTTCAAAAAAAATATCCTCAGATTGTCGCGCCACCACTTTCCGATATCTGTTTTGCAACAACCAACAGACAGGAAGCAGTGAAGGCGTTGGCAAAAGTATCTGATCTTGTTTTGATACTCGGATCAAAAAATTCTTCGAATTCGACACGTTTGATGGAAACGGCTCGTAAAGAGGGGACTGAGGCTTATCTCATCGATGATGTTTCCGAACTCAATACAGAGTGGCTCAGAGAGAAAGAAACGATTGGTATCAGTGCAGGTGCGAGTGCTCCAGAAAAACTTGTAGAAGGTGTCGTGGAATACTTCAGGAAACAAGGTGTGACAGTGGAAGATTTTGTGGTTGGTGCTGAAAATATGCACTTTGCCGAACCACTGGAATTGATGCAAGCGAGAAAAAAATATGAAAAATAA
- a CDS encoding GDP-mannose 4,6-dehydratase has product MKILITGGAGFIGSALTKKLVERGDTVVIIDNFNDYYDPKLKRDRIKIFLKECKHGFTVHKGDIRDTKFLERVFKKEKPDKIIHLAAMAGVRYAIEHPLLYVDVNIVGTTNLLDIAVRYKIQNFVYASSSSIYGLNKPPFSESDMTDTPISPYAATKKATELLAHCFSHIHGLKTTGLRFFTVYGPWGRPDMGVFKFIENIICGKTIDVYNFGKMKRNFTYIDDIVSGVITVLDADLPCGVMNIGGDHEVALMDYIATVEKYTGKEAKKNMMPMQPGDMASTVADIKKLRKLGWKPATQVKQGVKNFVDWYREYYRVQ; this is encoded by the coding sequence ATGAAAATACTCATAACAGGAGGCGCTGGTTTTATCGGTTCGGCTCTGACAAAGAAACTCGTAGAACGCGGAGATACTGTTGTGATTATTGACAATTTCAATGATTACTACGATCCAAAACTGAAACGTGATCGTATCAAAATTTTTCTCAAAGAGTGTAAGCATGGGTTCACTGTGCATAAGGGCGATATCCGTGATACGAAATTTCTGGAACGAGTTTTCAAAAAAGAGAAACCAGATAAAATCATTCACCTCGCAGCGATGGCTGGTGTACGTTATGCCATCGAGCACCCACTTCTCTATGTTGATGTGAATATTGTCGGCACGACCAATCTTCTCGATATTGCTGTGAGATACAAGATTCAGAATTTTGTCTATGCCTCATCATCTTCTATTTATGGTCTGAACAAACCACCATTTTCTGAGAGTGATATGACTGATACCCCGATCTCTCCGTATGCCGCGACCAAGAAAGCGACTGAGCTCCTCGCGCATTGTTTCAGTCACATTCACGGACTGAAGACGACTGGACTCCGATTCTTTACGGTGTATGGTCCATGGGGACGTCCCGATATGGGAGTGTTCAAGTTTATTGAAAATATCATCTGTGGAAAGACGATAGACGTGTATAATTTTGGAAAAATGAAACGCAATTTCACATACATCGATGATATTGTTTCTGGAGTGATTACTGTTCTCGATGCCGATCTACCATGTGGAGTGATGAATATCGGAGGGGATCATGAAGTGGCTCTTATGGATTATATTGCTACCGTCGAAAAATATACTGGAAAAGAAGCGAAGAAGAATATGATGCCGATGCAACCAGGCGATATGGCTTCGACAGTGGCTGACATCAAAAAACTTCGTAAACTCGGTTGGAAACCAGCAACACAAGTGAAGCAAGGAGTGAAAAATTTTGTTGATTGGTACAGGGAGTATTATCGAGTACAGTAA